The following are from one region of the Osmerus mordax isolate fOsmMor3 chromosome 1, fOsmMor3.pri, whole genome shotgun sequence genome:
- the sdc4 gene encoding syndecan-4 isoform X1, with product MYKVCLVLVLFASVYSESQVRETETWMPMKTTQPAEVTQDDIAGSGASTTAGHSDDFGFTDDNEDEDEEDYDTYGEEFFEDEDDEDYEDEEMSGSGDGVPTVTINNDNTHPSSNPNIHENKIPELEVPFRPRPTVNDIDLVRNRNEVLVRAEPPQQEEHPSNVLMSHAGSEGLFNKTEILAAVIVGGAVTLLCAVLLIVFLIYRMRKKDEGSYDLGKKPIYKKAPTTEIYA from the exons ATGTACAAAGTGTGTCTCGTGTTGGTTTTGTTTGCCTCAGTCTATTCAGAGTCG CAGGTGCGGGAGACTGAGACATGGATGCCCATGAAGACTACTCAGCCAGCAGAGGTGACGCAGGATGACATCGCTGGGTCCGGAGCCTCCACCACCGCCGGACATTCTGACGACTTCGGCTTCACCGATGACAAcgaagatgaagatgaagaagacTACGACACGTACGGCGAGGAATTCTTTGAGGACGAGGACGATGAAGACTACGAGGATGAAGAGATGTCTGGCTCTGGAGACGGAG TACCCACCGTCACCATCAACAACGACAACACCCATCCATCTTCAAAC CCCAACATTCATGAGAACAAGATCCCAGAGCTGGAGGTTCCCTTCAGGCCCAGGCCCACCGTCAACGACATCGATCTGGTGCGGAACCGCAACGAGGTCCTGGTGAGAGCCGAGCCGCCGCAGCAGGAGGAACACCCCTCCAACGTCCTCATGTCCCACGCTGGCAGCGAGGGGCTCTTCAACAAGACGGAGATCCTAGCAG CAGTGATTGTGGGCGGAGCTGTGACGCTGCTCTGCGCCGTTCTCCTCATAGTCTTCCTCATCTACCGCATGAGGAAGAAGGACGAGGGCAGCTATGACCTGGGGAAGAAGCCCATCTACAAGAAGGCCCCCACCACAGAGATCTATGCCTGA
- the sdc4 gene encoding syndecan-4 isoform X3: MYKVCLVLVLFASVYSESQVRETETWMPMKTTQPAEVTQDDIAGSGASTTAGHSDDFGFTDDNEDEDEEDYDTYGEEFFEDEDDEDYEDEEMSGSGDGVPTVTINNDNTHPSSNPNIHENKIPELEVPFRPRPTVNDIDLVRNRNEVLVRAEPPQQEEHPSNVLMSHAGSEGLFNKTEILAVIVGGAVTLLCAVLLIVFLIYRMRKKDEGSYDLGKKPIYKKAPTTEIYA, from the exons ATGTACAAAGTGTGTCTCGTGTTGGTTTTGTTTGCCTCAGTCTATTCAGAGTCG CAGGTGCGGGAGACTGAGACATGGATGCCCATGAAGACTACTCAGCCAGCAGAGGTGACGCAGGATGACATCGCTGGGTCCGGAGCCTCCACCACCGCCGGACATTCTGACGACTTCGGCTTCACCGATGACAAcgaagatgaagatgaagaagacTACGACACGTACGGCGAGGAATTCTTTGAGGACGAGGACGATGAAGACTACGAGGATGAAGAGATGTCTGGCTCTGGAGACGGAG TACCCACCGTCACCATCAACAACGACAACACCCATCCATCTTCAAAC CCCAACATTCATGAGAACAAGATCCCAGAGCTGGAGGTTCCCTTCAGGCCCAGGCCCACCGTCAACGACATCGATCTGGTGCGGAACCGCAACGAGGTCCTGGTGAGAGCCGAGCCGCCGCAGCAGGAGGAACACCCCTCCAACGTCCTCATGTCCCACGCTGGCAGCGAGGGGCTCTTCAACAAGACGGAGATCCTAGCAG TGATTGTGGGCGGAGCTGTGACGCTGCTCTGCGCCGTTCTCCTCATAGTCTTCCTCATCTACCGCATGAGGAAGAAGGACGAGGGCAGCTATGACCTGGGGAAGAAGCCCATCTACAAGAAGGCCCCCACCACAGAGATCTATGCCTGA
- the gdf5 gene encoding growth/differentiation factor 5, with translation MKVLKRLPLLLGCWTLVYLDLILASLSHTGAAQRAPNSRGEEHTGGAGDRTQLGTGWKSPNSARITRIRTGPPLIKGEVAKGKPVAFAPASRVVTGSRARGAINLGRKEAARSWVAGDTPVALNVHLVKTSGIGTPGKNTGKPAARAATPVRNGPNRAVVTQKLSAPAALRSAKLTGKPSDRDSTKHPLVTPHDYMLSLYWSLSTGEVNTSVLHEAGLANTITSFVDKGQDERQPQLRRQKYFFNISSLEKEGLLGAELRILRKRPASDPRKALPAGGGSGPGSLSLKLFTCASGKQRPTLLHTRTVEDHGTPRWEVFDIWKLFRSFRNSPQLCLELEAQERGPGGRPVDLRTLGFGRLGRQTKEKAFFLVFGRTKKRDLFYNEIKARSGHDNKTVYEYLFTQRRMRRAPATRVGKKLPQTKPRCHRRQLHVNFKEMGWDDWIIAPLEYEAFHCDGVCDFPIRSHLEPTNHAIIQTLMNSMDPDSTPPTCCVPTRLSPISILYIDSANNVVYKQYEDMVVESCGCR, from the exons ATGAAAGTtctgaaacgtctccctctttTACTGGGGTGCTGGACTCTCGTATACCTGGACCTCATCCTAGCGTCACTGAGCCATACCGGGGCGGCACAGCGTGCGCCCAACAGCCGTGGCGAGGAGCATACAGGCGGAGCAGGTGACCGCACTCAACTGGGAACCGGTTGGAAGTCTCCTAATTCTGCGAGGATCACGCGGATTCGGACAGGACCCCCGTTAATCAAGGGCGAGGTGGCCAAGGGGAAACCTGTGGCATTCGCGCCAGCATCTCGCGTGGTAACGGGCAGCCGCGCTCGCGGGGCTATCAATTTAGGGCGCAAGGAGGCTGCGCGCTCTTGGGTAGCCGGGGATACTCCAGTGGCTCTGAACGTGCACCTGGTCAAAACCAGCGGCATTGGCACACCCGGGAAAAACACTGGAAAACCTGCAGCAAGGGCGGCAACACCAGTACGCAACGGACCGAACAGAGCTGTCGTTACGCAAAAGCTTAGTGCTCCGGCAGCCCTGAGGAGTGCCAAATTAACGGGCAAGCCTAGCGACAGAGACTCCACCAAGCACCCTCTGGTGACACCGCACGACTACATGCTGTCACTGTACTGGTCGCTGTCTACCGGGGAGGTGAACACAAGTGTACTACATGAGGCGGGCTTGGCCAACACGATTACGAGCTTCGTAGATAAAGGACAAG ATGAGCGGCAGCCGCAGCTGAGAAGGCAGAAGTACTTCTTCAACATCAGCtccctggagaaggaggggcTCCTGGGGGCCGAGCTCCGCATTCTCAGGAAGCGCCCGGCGTCCGACCCCCGCAAAGCCCTCCCGGCCGGTGGAGGCTCGGGCCCTGGCTCTCTGAGCCTGAAGCTGTTCACCTGCGCCTCAGGTAAACAGAGGCCCACGCTGCTCCACACACGCACCGTGGAGGACCACGGCACGCCCAGGTGGGAGGTGTTTGACATCTGGAAACTGTTCCGGAGCTTCAGGAACTCCCCCCAGCTTTGTCTGGAACTGGAGGCCCAGgagagggggccgggggggcggcCGGTGGACCTTAGGACCCTGGGGTTCGGCCGCCTTGGCAGGCAGACCAAGGAGAAAGCCTTCTTCCTCGTCTTCGGTCGTACCAAGAAACGCGACCTTTTCTACAACGAGATCAAGGCACGGTCGGGCCACGACAACAAGACGGTCTACGAGTACCTGTTCACACAGAGGCGCATGCGCCGCGCCCCAGCCACCAGGGTCGGGAAGAAGCTGCCCCAGACCAAGCCCCGGTGTCACCGGCGCCAGCTGCACGTCAACTTCAAAGAGATGGGCTGGGACGACTGGATCATCGCTCCTCTGGAATACGAAGCATTCCACTGCGACGGCGTGTGCGACTTCCCCATTCGCTCGCACCTGGAACCCACCAATCACGCGATCATACAGACCCTCATGAACTCCATGGACCCCGATTCCACCCCGCCCACTTGTTGCGTGCCAACGCGCCTCAGTCCAATTAGCATCCTCTACATTGACTCAGCCAACAATGTGGTGTACAAACAGTATGAGGATATGGTGGTGGAGTCGTGTGGGTGCAGGTAG
- the sdc4 gene encoding syndecan-4 isoform X2, with the protein MYKVCLVLVLFASVYSESVRETETWMPMKTTQPAEVTQDDIAGSGASTTAGHSDDFGFTDDNEDEDEEDYDTYGEEFFEDEDDEDYEDEEMSGSGDGVPTVTINNDNTHPSSNPNIHENKIPELEVPFRPRPTVNDIDLVRNRNEVLVRAEPPQQEEHPSNVLMSHAGSEGLFNKTEILAAVIVGGAVTLLCAVLLIVFLIYRMRKKDEGSYDLGKKPIYKKAPTTEIYA; encoded by the exons ATGTACAAAGTGTGTCTCGTGTTGGTTTTGTTTGCCTCAGTCTATTCAGAGTCG GTGCGGGAGACTGAGACATGGATGCCCATGAAGACTACTCAGCCAGCAGAGGTGACGCAGGATGACATCGCTGGGTCCGGAGCCTCCACCACCGCCGGACATTCTGACGACTTCGGCTTCACCGATGACAAcgaagatgaagatgaagaagacTACGACACGTACGGCGAGGAATTCTTTGAGGACGAGGACGATGAAGACTACGAGGATGAAGAGATGTCTGGCTCTGGAGACGGAG TACCCACCGTCACCATCAACAACGACAACACCCATCCATCTTCAAAC CCCAACATTCATGAGAACAAGATCCCAGAGCTGGAGGTTCCCTTCAGGCCCAGGCCCACCGTCAACGACATCGATCTGGTGCGGAACCGCAACGAGGTCCTGGTGAGAGCCGAGCCGCCGCAGCAGGAGGAACACCCCTCCAACGTCCTCATGTCCCACGCTGGCAGCGAGGGGCTCTTCAACAAGACGGAGATCCTAGCAG CAGTGATTGTGGGCGGAGCTGTGACGCTGCTCTGCGCCGTTCTCCTCATAGTCTTCCTCATCTACCGCATGAGGAAGAAGGACGAGGGCAGCTATGACCTGGGGAAGAAGCCCATCTACAAGAAGGCCCCCACCACAGAGATCTATGCCTGA